One genomic segment of Chelmon rostratus isolate fCheRos1 chromosome 22, fCheRos1.pri, whole genome shotgun sequence includes these proteins:
- the LOC121625796 gene encoding fibulin-1-like, translating into MAQWTILLLFLYGVLHGQEIQPPAVQECCQDGRDRALVGQDCTILPLISSSHICRIAQEQCCAAAAGDQLCDNGIKMARGQGACERPFFQGDPWETRISKMCCDCCTLGLMTASRGSSCELRGLLLGRQCAHAARTCCGKNTTEEIKPTDKEPVTEKPTPSVTAKPPEGSDTCRDSTCSQLCVGNGTCACHDGYQLQNDGVNCEDVNECLTGSHNCVIGQVCINTEGSFRCQRETSCGTGYELRDDNTCQDIDECTLGTHNCGPDFVCTNTVGSFRCHPKERCADGFIQDAAGSCIDINECVAQTSPCLPGQTCINTVGSYTCRRNTVTCGRGYHLTEDGTRCEDVDECRAGNVCGGHGCVNLLGSYRCECRIGFNFNSITKLCEDINECRHYPGRLCAHKCENTEGSYQCSCTTGFKLSHDGRNCEDVNECDANPCSQECANVYGSYQCYCRRGYQLSDIDGITCEDIDECALPTGGHVCSYRCSNAPGSFYCTCPPTGYTLASNGRTCQDIDECAAGSHTCSTTESCFNIQGGFRCLSFACPPNFRQAAQGPRNDASVNVRCIKACQPNDIGCTLDPVHLITHTALSLPTFRDFRDPEDIVFLRTVAAANPAPIPGATDVFFDILAADDQLSFDVQKRSHQGMIMGVVRQVKPIIGPRDLVLDVAMNYVKSGIISHRNVVIIHVFISEFWF; encoded by the exons ATGGCGCAGTGGACGatacttttgctttttttgtacgGAGTTCTGCATGGACAAG AGATTCAGCCTCCCGCTGTGCAAGAGTGCTGTCAGGATGGGAGGGATCGGGCCCTGGTAGGACAAGACTGTACAATCCTccccctcatctcctcttcacACATCTGCAG GATTGCCCAGGAGCAGTGCTGTGCAGCGGCAGCCGGAGACCAACTCTGTGACAACGGCATCAAGATGGCCCGGGGACAGGGGGCCTGCGAGAGGCCCTTCTTCCAAGGAGACCCCTGGGAAACCAGAATCTCTAAG aTGTGTTGTGACTGCTGCACGCTCGGCCTGATGACGGCGAGCCGCGGGTCGAGCTGCGAGCTGCGGGGTTTGTTGCTGGGGAGACAGTGCGCGCACGCGGCCAGAACCTGCTGTGGCAAAAACACGACAGAGGAAATCAAGCCGACTGATAAAG AACCAGTGACAGAAAAGCCCACGCCCAGCGTTACTGCCAAGCCTCCAGAGGGATCGGACACCTGTAGAG actCCACTTGCTCCCAGTTGTGCGTGGGAAATGGTACATGTGCATGCCATGATGGTTATCAACTGCAAAACGATGGCGTGAACTGTGAGG ATGTTAATGAGTGTCTGACTGGCAGTCACAACTGCGTCATCGGCCAAGTTTGCATTAACACAGAGGGCTCCTTTCGCTGTCAGAGGGAAACCAGCTGTGGCACCGGGTATGAACTCAGAGACGACAACACTTGCCAAG ACATAGATGAGTGCACTCTGGGAACCCACAACTGTGGACCGGACTTTGTTTGCACCAACACGGTTGGCTCATTCCGCTGCCACCCAAAGGAGAGATGCGCAGATGGTTTCATTCAGGACGCGGCTGGCAGCTGTATCG ATATAAATGAGTGTGTAGCCCAAACCAGTCCATGCCTGCCTGGCCAGACTTGCATCAACACGGTGGGCTCCTACACGTGTCGCAGGAACACAGTCACCTGCGGACGAGGCTATCATTTAACTGAGGACGGCACACGTTGTGAAG ATGTGGATGAGTGTCGTGCAGGCAATGTTTGTGGCGGCCATGGTTGTGTCAACCTGCTGGGCTCGTACCGCTGTGAATGCAGAATTGGCTTCAACTTCAACAGTATCACCAAACTGTGTGAAG ACATCAACGAGTGCAGGCATTATCCCGGACGACTCTGCGCCCACAAGTGTGAGAACACGGAGGGGTCCTACCAGTGCAGCTGCACCACTGGCTTCAAGCTGTCCCATGACGGCAGAAACTGTGAAG ATGTCAACGAGTGCGACGCCAACCCATGCAGCCAGGAGTGCGCCAATGTCTACGGCTCCTACCAGTGCTACTGTCGCCGTGGTTACCAGCTGAGCGACATTGATGGGATAACATGCGAAG ACATTGATGAGTGTGCTCTGCCGACTGGAGGGCATGTGTGCTCCTACCGCTGCTCCAACGCCCCAGGGAGTTTTTACTGCACCTGCCCACCAACAGGCTACACCCTCGCCTCCAATGGACGCACATGCCAAG acattGATGAATGTGCAGCGGGGAGCCACACCTGTTCCACGACTGAAAGCTGCTTCAACATCCAGGGAGGATTTCGCTGCCTGTCCTTCGCATGTCCTCCAAACTTCCGGCAAGCAGCACAGGG acCCAGAAACGATGCTTCAGTCAACGTGCGCTGTATCAAGGCCTGCCAACCCAACGACATCGGCTGCACTCTCGACCCGGTCCACCTCATCACCCACACCGCCCTCTCTCTGCCAACCTTCAGAGACTTCAGAGACCCAGAGG ATATAGTTTTCCTGCGGACGGTTGCGGCGGCTAACCCTGCTCCTATACCCGGAGccactgatgttttctttgacaTCCTGGCTGCAGATGACCAGCTCTCTTTTGATGTGCAGAAGCGCTCCCACCAGGGCATGATTATGG GTGTGGTTCGGCAGGTGAAACCTATCATTGGCCCCAGGGACCTTGTGTTGGACGTGGCTATGAACTATGTCAAGTCAGGGATCATTTCCCATCGCAACGTCGTCATCATCCATGTCTTCATCTCTGAGTTCTGGTTCTGA
- the atxn10 gene encoding ataxin-10 — MKNCIRRSRPVRVNQGNMAATINGNLDISASFAGILNENHCPEHVQVLKTFTTTLRDKEYRDAVEAEAFSSLFKVLSRLCDELQAVSSEDQDLRSVPLQLQLTAECFRAQRNACIQSSRNQSLLRELGFIQVSLKLLSLLQTTNLESRDDICEPLCCGIQFLGNLAVGNQMCKDDIWQLSFPNLLLELLSVDDEKAVNYASMVFHTCLDETKVEELSEPQNIHVALRVMELCRTQPDLDWTVLTATQHFLKSSALVESMYSGMSHHERVTLLELLFAQLREEDSEECGVPASVARFLASSFQKGCGAVLTLATGSASSDEVLQEALTVISLLDVLCEMTSDLRQFMFLQDHPDLLTTTVELLEQVHAIGKASKNIFSAAQNFSFSGDGGSSSNSPVISFKAHLIRLIGNLCHNNTNNQNKVRELEGIPLILDNCNIDSNNPFISQWAIFAIRNLLEHNQQNQELVATLERRGAADYSALRELGFLVEERDGSLLLKPMRKDS, encoded by the exons ATGAAG AACTGCATCCGGAGGTCCCGCCCAGTCCGCGTGAATCAGGGAAACATGGCAGCTACCATCAACGGCAACTTGGACATCTCAGCGTCTTTCGCTGGCATTTTGAATGAAAACCACTGCCCTGAACACGTGCaggttttaaaaacatttacgACTACGTTACGGGACAAGGAATACAG AGATGCTGTGGAGGCGGAGGCGTTCTCCAGTCTTTTCAAGGTGTTGTCCCGACTGTGTGATGAGCTGCAGGCTGTCAGCAGTGAGGATCAGGACTTGCGGTCTGTCCCCCTACAGCTGCAGTTGACCGCTGAGTGCTTCCGGGCTCAGAGGAACGCCTGCATCCAGAGCTCTCGCAACCAGAGTCTGCTCAG GGAACTTGGCTTCATTCAGGTGTCTCTTAAACTCCTGAGCCTCCTTCAGACCACAAATTTGGAGAGCAGAGATGACATATGTGAAC CACTTTGTTGTGGGATCCAGTTCCTTGGTAACTTAGCGGTTGGAAACCAAATGTGCAAAGATGACATTTGGCAACTAAGCTTCCCGAATCTTCTCTT GGAACTGCTCAGTGTTGATGATGAGAAGGCAGTAAACTATGCCTCGATGGTATTCCACACATGTCTGGATGAAACCAAGGTGGAAGAACTGTCTGAGCCGCAGAACATCCATGTTGCTCTCAGGGTGATGGAGCTCTGTAGGACCCAACCTGACCTGGACTGGac GGTTCTCACTGCCACCCAGCATTTCCTCAAATCCTCAGCTCTGGTGGAGAGCATGTACTCTGGGATGTCTCACCATGAGAG agtcACTCTATTAGAGCTGCTCTTTGCCCAGCTAAGAGAGGAGGACTCAGAGGAGTGTGGTGTCCCTGCCAGTGTGGCTCGCTTCCTGGCTAGTTCCTTCCAAAAAGGTTGTGGAGCTGTGTTGACACTCGCCACCGGCTCCGCTTCCAGTGATGAG GTCCTGCAGGAGGCACTGACAGTGATAAGTCTGCTGGATGTGCTATGTGAGATGACCTCagacctcaggcagttcatGTTCCTGCAGGACCATCCTGACCTTCTAACGACCACTGTTG agctccTGGAGCAGGTGCATGCTATAGGGAAGGCCAGCAAGAATATTTTCAGTGCTGCACAAAACTTCTCCTTCAGTGGAGATGGAGGCTCTTCCTCCAATTCTCCTGTCATCAGCTTCAAGGCTCACCTCATCAGGCTGATAGGAAACCTCTGTCACAACAATACCAACAACCAGAACAAG GTGAGAGAACTGGAAGGCATCCCCCTCATCTTGGACAACTGCAACATAGACAGCAACAACCCGT TTATCAGCCAGTGGGCCATCTTTGCCATCAGGAACCTCCTCGAACACAACCAGCAGAACCAGGAGCTGGTCGCCACCCTGGAACGACGTGGCGCCGCTGACTACTCTGCGCTCAGGGAGCTGGGTTTCCTGGTGGAGGAGCGAGATGGAAGCTTGCTGCTCAAACCAATGAGGAAAGACTCTTGA
- the wnt7ba gene encoding protein Wnt-7b, producing the protein MLIISSRSALLSVYYPQIFLILTSGSYLALSSVVALGANIICNKIPGLAPRQRALCQSRPDAIIVIGEGAQLGINECQYQFRYGRWNCSALGERTVFGQELRVGSREAAFTYAITAAGVAHAVTTACSQGNLSQCGCDREKQGYHDYQEEGWKWGGCSADVKYGVEFSRRFVDAREIKKNARRLMNLHNNEAGRKILEERMKLECKCHGVSGSCTTKTCWITLPKFREIGYLLKERYSDAVQVEPVRASRLRQPSFLRLKEARGYQKPTDTDLVYLERSPNYCEEDTATGSTGTRGRLCNGTSTHTDSCNVMCCGRGYNTHHYTRIWQCNCKFHWCCFVKCNTCSEKSEVFTCK; encoded by the exons ATGCTCATCATCTCGTCTCGCAGTGCGCTGCTGTCCGTCTACTACCCGCAGatcttcctcatcctcaccaGCGGTAGCTACCT GGCGCTGTCCTCTGTGGTGGCTCTAGGTGCTAACATCATCTGCAACAAGATCCCGGGACTGGCCCCCCGTCAGAGAGCCCTCTGCCAGAGTCGCCCTGACGCCATCATCGTCATTGGCGAAGGCGCCCAGCTGGGCATCAATGAGTGTCAGTACCAGTTCCGTTACGGCCGGTGGAACTGCTCGGCCCTGGGCGAGAGGACTGTCTTTGGACAAGAGCTGAGAGTAG gCAGCAGGGAGGCAGCATTCACTTACGCCATCACCGCTGCCGGAGTGGCCCACGCAGTTACCACGGCTTGTAGCCAAGGCAACCTCAGCCAGTGCGGCTGTGACCGCGAGAAGCAGGGCTACCACGACTACCAAGAGGAGGGCTGGAAGTGGGGAGGCTGCTCGGCCGATGTCAAGTACGGCGTGGAGTTCTCGCGCCGCTTTGTAGACGCCCGCGAGATCAAGAAAAATGCCCGCCGGCTGATGAACCTGCACAACAATGAGGCGGGGCGAAAG ATCctagaggagaggatgaagctGGAGTGTAAGTGTCACGGCGTGTCCGGCTCCTGCACCACTAAGACCTGCTGGATCACCCTGCCGAAGTTCAGAGAGATCGGTTACCTGCTGAAGGAACGTTACAGTGACGCGGTTCAAGTAGAGCCGGTCCGGGCCTCGCGGCTCCGCCAGCCCTCCTTCCTCCGGCTCAAAGAGGCCCGGGGCTACCAAAAGCCCACGGACACAGACCTAGTGTACCTGGAGCGTTCGCCAAACTACTGCGAAGAGGACACGGCCACAGGAAGCACGGGAACACGGGGCAGGCTGTGCAACGgcacctccacccacacagacaGTTGTAACGTGATGTGCTGCGGCCGGGGCTACAACACGCACCACTACACGCGCATCTGGCAGTGCAACTGCAAGTTCCACTGGTGCTGTTTCGTCAAGTGCAACACGTGCAGTGAGAAATCAGAAGTTTTCACTTGCAAGTAG